The Caulifigura coniformis genome includes a region encoding these proteins:
- a CDS encoding sigma-54-dependent transcriptional regulator — translation MMQIVIVDDEPSICWALGELLEEEGYTATAVGSAEEALELSTTDDLRLILLDVRLPGIDGISAMPLLRERFGPVPIVVMTAFGDLSTAVRAVESGATDYLCKPLNADDVTSLLGRLLLKERSEPRAATPRRSVAPEGTLVGQSPAMQKVFKKVALAAATDVPVLITGESGTGKELIARAIHQHGSRRAQPFVPVCLPALNPGLVEAELFGHERGTFTGADANRIGLLEAASGGSMFLDEIGDTPLELQVKLLRTIEYHEVTPVGGVRPRQVDFRVIAATNQPLERLVQQGRFRADLFYRLNVFVIEAPALRDRREDIPLLCDHFLAGIECGRSSVVSDEAMEELLKRPWNGNVREFRNAIEHAAVLARGGLIAAEHLPAPSEARPDTGDVGRLSRCIVDWTDEAFPEDIDASDAELADLYSRFLSTVEKPLLEATLEKCGGNQTAAATILGIHRSTLRQKLREAGLK, via the coding sequence ATGATGCAAATTGTGATCGTCGACGATGAGCCCTCCATCTGCTGGGCTCTGGGCGAGTTGCTCGAAGAAGAGGGCTATACCGCGACGGCAGTTGGTTCGGCGGAAGAAGCGCTGGAGCTTTCGACGACCGATGACCTGCGACTGATCCTCCTTGATGTGCGGCTGCCGGGGATCGACGGCATTTCGGCGATGCCGCTGCTCCGGGAGCGATTCGGTCCCGTGCCGATCGTCGTGATGACGGCGTTCGGGGATCTTTCGACAGCCGTGCGGGCGGTCGAGTCGGGTGCGACGGACTACCTGTGCAAGCCGTTGAATGCGGATGACGTGACGTCGCTGCTGGGCCGGCTGCTGTTGAAGGAGCGGTCTGAGCCGCGAGCAGCGACGCCCCGCCGGTCGGTGGCGCCGGAGGGGACGCTGGTAGGCCAGTCGCCGGCGATGCAGAAGGTGTTCAAGAAGGTCGCGCTCGCCGCGGCGACCGATGTGCCAGTGCTGATCACGGGCGAAAGCGGAACGGGGAAAGAATTGATCGCACGGGCGATCCACCAGCATGGGAGCCGGCGGGCACAGCCGTTTGTGCCCGTGTGCCTGCCGGCGCTGAATCCGGGGCTGGTCGAAGCGGAACTGTTCGGACACGAGCGGGGGACGTTCACCGGCGCGGACGCGAACCGGATCGGACTCCTTGAAGCGGCGTCAGGCGGGTCGATGTTTCTCGACGAGATCGGGGACACGCCGCTGGAACTGCAGGTGAAGCTGCTGCGAACGATCGAGTACCACGAGGTGACGCCCGTGGGCGGGGTGCGTCCCAGGCAGGTCGACTTCCGGGTGATCGCCGCGACCAATCAGCCGCTGGAGAGGCTCGTGCAACAGGGACGGTTTCGGGCGGACCTGTTCTACCGGCTGAACGTGTTCGTGATCGAGGCTCCGGCTCTGCGGGACCGGCGGGAGGACATTCCGCTCCTGTGCGACCATTTCCTCGCGGGAATCGAATGCGGGCGAAGCTCGGTGGTCAGTGACGAAGCGATGGAGGAACTACTGAAGCGGCCGTGGAATGGAAATGTGCGCGAGTTCCGGAATGCCATCGAGCATGCGGCTGTGCTGGCCCGGGGGGGCCTGATTGCGGCGGAGCATCTGCCAGCGCCGTCGGAGGCGAGGCCTGACACGGGCGACGTCGGTCGACTGTCGCGATGCATCGTCGACTGGACCGACGAAGCGTTTCCCGAGGACATCGACGCGAGCGACGCGGAGCTGGCCGATCTCTACAGCCGGTTCCTGTCGACCGTTGAAAAGCCGCTTCTCGAGGCGACGCTGGAGAAGTGCGGCGGAAACCAGACGGCGGCGGCGACGATCCTGGGGATTCACCGCTCGACGCTGAGACAGAAGCTGCGCGAAGCGGGGCTGAAGTAA
- a CDS encoding sensor histidine kinase: MRQPLRRQLFLPFGILVVGATVAVAVVTAAVSARTRQADAIQRLERVVETLRASQFPFTPAVLAQMHGLSDAQFVVREPDGSVRATTLDPVPTELGSGRFSANEVVDRLTLAPSVQVGDVAYYAAELPLTTGIERGTLLVLLPVRALRRLGWSAAWPPLAAGAIASLAVLLMARSIAGRFTRRLDAIGGQVMQIAAGSADRLVLEGPDDELRKLATAVNTVSDQLRQQERTVRQTERMRLVAQLSSGLAHQLRNAASGARLAVQLVQRRHPDVAVRELDVALTQLKLIEDHIKRLLAVGPERGTTLRPGSIEDLFRSVEDLVTPMARHSGVALEFDAHGADSRWVPDLEGVRAGLLNVVMNGMEAAGRGGTVSVEAAAVEGGALEIRVSDSGPGPNPDIAERIFEPFVTSKPEGVGLGLAYVRRTIEQLGGKVSWRREGERTRFTLVVPETEPVASGTTKGVSASCR; encoded by the coding sequence GTCGTGACCGCGGCGGTCAGTGCCCGGACGCGGCAGGCTGATGCCATTCAGCGCCTGGAGCGGGTGGTGGAGACGCTGCGGGCGTCGCAGTTTCCTTTCACACCGGCGGTGCTGGCGCAAATGCACGGGCTGTCGGATGCGCAGTTCGTCGTCCGCGAACCGGATGGGAGCGTCCGGGCCACGACGCTCGATCCCGTTCCGACGGAGCTGGGTTCGGGCCGATTTTCAGCGAATGAAGTCGTGGATCGGCTGACGCTGGCTCCCAGTGTGCAGGTGGGTGACGTGGCGTATTACGCGGCCGAGTTGCCGCTGACTACCGGCATCGAACGTGGAACCCTGCTGGTGCTGTTGCCGGTTCGGGCGCTGAGGCGACTTGGCTGGAGTGCGGCGTGGCCGCCACTTGCCGCGGGAGCCATTGCCTCACTGGCCGTGCTGCTGATGGCGCGTTCGATCGCAGGCCGTTTCACGCGTCGGCTGGACGCGATCGGGGGACAGGTGATGCAGATTGCGGCCGGGTCGGCCGACCGGCTGGTGCTGGAGGGGCCCGATGATGAACTCCGGAAGCTGGCGACCGCGGTGAACACGGTTTCGGACCAGCTCCGTCAGCAGGAAAGGACGGTCCGGCAGACGGAACGGATGCGTCTCGTCGCCCAGCTTTCCAGCGGACTGGCCCACCAGCTTCGGAATGCGGCCAGCGGGGCGAGGCTGGCGGTGCAGCTCGTGCAGCGACGGCATCCGGATGTGGCGGTGCGCGAACTGGACGTCGCGCTGACTCAATTGAAACTGATCGAGGACCACATCAAGCGGTTGCTGGCGGTCGGTCCGGAACGGGGAACGACACTTCGTCCCGGCTCGATCGAGGACCTGTTCCGGTCGGTGGAGGACCTCGTCACTCCGATGGCGCGTCACTCGGGCGTGGCGCTGGAGTTCGACGCCCACGGAGCGGATTCGCGCTGGGTGCCTGATCTCGAGGGAGTACGGGCTGGCCTTCTGAATGTGGTGATGAACGGGATGGAAGCGGCCGGACGCGGCGGGACGGTTTCGGTGGAAGCGGCGGCTGTCGAAGGCGGGGCGCTGGAAATCAGGGTCTCTGATTCGGGGCCGGGACCGAATCCGGACATCGCCGAGCGGATTTTCGAACCGTTTGTGACGTCGAAGCCGGAAGGAGTCGGACTGGGACTGGCGTATGTCCGGCGAACGATCGAGCAGCTGGGCGGGAAGGTTTCGTGGCGGCGCGAGGGGGAGCGGACACGATTCACGCTTGTTGTTCCGGAGACGGAACCTGTCGCATCCGGTACAACGAAAGGGGTCTCGGCAAGCTGCCGATGA